In the genome of Neorhizobium sp. NCHU2750, one region contains:
- a CDS encoding IS256 family transposase, whose translation MTNDMMNVRSLVEKSADADLLREMIGFAAERLMELEVGSATGADFGEKNPMRLAQRNGYRDRDWETRAGTVELRIPKLRKGSYFPSFLEPRRMAEKALTAVIQEAYIQGISTRSVDDLVKAMGMSGISKSQVSRLCEEIDVKVKAFLDRPIEGEWPYVWVDATYLKVRRGGRIVSVAVIIAVGVNNDGRREVLGMEVGTSEAEPIWTEFLRRLTRRGLRGVKLVVSDAHEGLKAAVTKVLNATWQRCRVHFMRNVLAHAGKSGRRVVSAFIATAFAQETPEAASAQWRSVADQIRPKVPKLATIMDDAEEDVLAYMTFPKEHRAKLHSTNPIERLNGEIKRRTEVVGIFPNDEAIVRLVGALLLEQNDEWAVQRARYMTLETMAQMSDDPQISLPAVAR comes from the coding sequence ATGACCAATGACATGATGAACGTGCGCTCGCTTGTTGAGAAGAGCGCCGATGCAGATTTATTGCGCGAGATGATCGGTTTTGCAGCCGAGCGGCTGATGGAGCTGGAGGTCGGCTCAGCCACCGGTGCTGACTTCGGCGAGAAGAACCCGATGCGCCTTGCTCAACGCAACGGCTACCGTGACCGCGATTGGGAGACACGGGCCGGAACCGTTGAACTCCGCATTCCAAAGCTGCGCAAGGGAAGCTATTTTCCGAGCTTTCTCGAGCCGCGCCGTATGGCAGAGAAGGCCCTGACGGCGGTTATCCAGGAAGCGTATATCCAGGGAATCTCGACCCGTTCTGTCGACGATCTGGTCAAAGCCATGGGCATGTCGGGCATCTCCAAGAGCCAGGTGTCGCGGCTGTGCGAAGAAATCGACGTCAAGGTAAAGGCGTTTCTCGACAGGCCGATTGAGGGCGAGTGGCCGTACGTCTGGGTGGATGCGACCTATCTCAAAGTCCGCCGTGGCGGTCGCATCGTCTCCGTCGCCGTCATCATTGCTGTCGGCGTCAACAACGACGGGCGGCGCGAGGTCCTGGGTATGGAGGTCGGTACATCGGAGGCAGAACCGATCTGGACGGAGTTTCTGCGCAGGCTGACACGTCGAGGATTGCGTGGCGTCAAGCTCGTCGTCTCCGATGCCCATGAAGGTCTCAAGGCGGCCGTCACCAAGGTTCTCAACGCCACCTGGCAAAGGTGCCGGGTTCACTTCATGAGGAACGTGCTCGCGCATGCTGGAAAGAGCGGCAGGCGGGTCGTCTCCGCCTTTATCGCAACGGCATTTGCTCAGGAGACGCCGGAGGCAGCAAGCGCTCAATGGCGCAGCGTCGCCGATCAGATCAGACCGAAAGTGCCGAAGCTCGCCACCATCATGGACGATGCTGAAGAGGATGTGCTCGCCTACATGACCTTCCCGAAAGAGCACCGGGCAAAACTGCACTCGACGAATCCAATTGAGCGTCTCAACGGCGAAATCAAGCGACGCACCGAGGTCGTCGGCATCTTTCCGAACGACGAAGCGATCGTCCGTCTCGTTGGCGCACTGCTGCTCGAACAGAACGACGAGTGGGCCGTCCAACGCGCCAGGTATATGACGCTTGAGACCATGGCCCAAATGAGCGATGATCCCCAAATCAGTCTGCCCGCTGTGGCTCGCTGA
- a CDS encoding RolB family protein yields the protein MSYNQNMIPSGDDRPVFPTIDLFANTSLEELQQSLCAAVANYRDFLTRKILPFQQSWVVRVLSESGLDEETLRAIKSCVFTPCCSIPGAVQPDRICQHDSPIYIYTSLNLLSQYVEGKTLLRCYRKFVLASSLPPYRTDIPAEELKNVLNSILPGAYSMPHAVSCFVAILPSKKFTISMSKITTRGGAEEHFVVFSREENDIIPYDIVAVGKTLFSQSDEEFGLPNLSFDELQNLIST from the coding sequence ATGTCTTACAATCAAAATATGATACCCTCAGGGGATGATCGCCCCGTTTTTCCGACAATTGATTTGTTCGCAAACACCTCCCTGGAAGAACTTCAGCAGAGCCTATGCGCGGCGGTCGCAAATTATAGGGATTTCCTCACTCGAAAGATTCTCCCCTTCCAGCAATCGTGGGTTGTCCGAGTCCTTTCCGAATCCGGCCTAGACGAAGAGACTCTGCGCGCAATCAAAAGCTGTGTCTTCACGCCGTGTTGCAGCATTCCTGGCGCCGTCCAGCCAGATAGAATTTGCCAACATGACTCACCAATCTACATCTACACCTCCCTGAATTTATTATCGCAATACGTCGAAGGAAAAACCCTATTGCGGTGCTATCGCAAATTTGTGCTGGCTTCATCACTCCCACCATACCGAACGGATATTCCAGCAGAGGAGCTCAAGAACGTACTCAACAGTATCTTGCCAGGCGCCTATAGCATGCCGCATGCCGTAAGCTGCTTCGTGGCCATTTTGCCCAGTAAGAAATTCACGATCAGCATGTCCAAAATCACCACCCGTGGTGGCGCGGAGGAGCATTTTGTCGTTTTCAGTAGAGAAGAGAACGACATAATCCCATACGACATCGTCGCAGTGGGGAAGACGCTGTTCTCCCAGTCGGACGAGGAATTTGGTTTGCCAAATCTCAGCTTCGATGAACTACAGAACCTTATCAGCACTTAA
- a CDS encoding SDR family NAD(P)-dependent oxidoreductase: MQRCNACVLHFKFDGSSWNVHTRDSGVFLVTGASGGIGKAIVDNLMRRGFRLSLGARSVEKLEATFGFQNESLHFARFEAEDLQTMEEWVSTAMIKFGRIDGLVNNAGDGTRVALAEGIDYEQLERQWKINAGAPLRMIMLCLPQLAKSGSGRIVNINSMSGQRVLNSFVGYNMTKHALSGLTKTAQHVGWESGVRTMEICPGYVATKMSAWTDEIEDDGKIQPEHIAELVRQAIERPNNAFVPKIEVLCMKEATR; the protein is encoded by the coding sequence ATGCAAAGATGTAACGCGTGTGTTCTCCACTTCAAATTCGATGGTTCATCTTGGAACGTCCACACTAGAGACAGCGGGGTGTTTCTGGTCACTGGTGCATCTGGAGGCATAGGCAAGGCCATCGTCGACAACCTGATGCGGCGTGGTTTTCGTTTGAGCTTAGGAGCGCGTAGCGTGGAAAAACTGGAAGCCACTTTTGGGTTTCAGAATGAATCTCTTCACTTCGCACGTTTTGAAGCTGAGGACCTCCAAACGATGGAGGAGTGGGTATCGACGGCCATGATAAAATTTGGGAGGATAGATGGCCTTGTTAACAATGCTGGGGATGGAACACGGGTAGCGCTTGCGGAGGGAATTGACTATGAGCAGCTTGAGAGACAGTGGAAGATCAACGCTGGGGCTCCGCTGAGGATGATCATGCTGTGCCTGCCTCAGCTCGCGAAAAGTGGATCTGGCCGGATCGTCAATATCAACTCCATGTCAGGCCAGCGGGTTCTGAACTCGTTCGTTGGTTACAACATGACAAAACACGCCCTCTCAGGTCTCACGAAAACAGCCCAGCATGTTGGGTGGGAGTCCGGCGTTAGAACAATGGAAATATGCCCAGGCTATGTGGCGACAAAAATGAGTGCTTGGACTGATGAGATTGAGGATGATGGTAAGATCCAGCCCGAGCACATAGCTGAACTTGTTCGACAGGCTATCGAGCGTCCTAACAACGCTTTTGTCCCAAAGATTGAGGTGCTGTGTATGAAAGAAGCCACGCGTTAA
- a CDS encoding RolB family protein — protein sequence MVPPRPGFAPLTLESINDRMEMHLFLTSACILYHIYIRDNLLIYQEIWTKYWRGRLAESALKNEISALFLRLPFPRPPTLQSIAEQEVICKDAAPIYVYCSREAMLSHVQSKDLCQFGRANLLACTLAPYRTGVTIEMVRCLFKRLHDGNRVEAGTGEEDLSHFVAFLPTTAFRRGPRFYLGGESVQFFLREGGLELPCHIIAFGRALFSEILADGSSWDWKSVGESSRLNHVRASVELSRNVPTAETTDNWAEAALGADAVYPVRPPNLTPTQDHPCKPLLSGNRVPNERHRPWKRFFKKLRSVSKHFYFNR from the coding sequence ATGGTTCCACCACGTCCAGGCTTCGCTCCGCTTACTCTTGAATCTATTAATGACAGAATGGAAATGCATCTATTTTTGACCAGTGCATGCATCCTATATCATATCTATATCCGCGATAATCTCCTGATTTATCAGGAGATTTGGACGAAATACTGGCGGGGACGATTGGCAGAGAGCGCGCTAAAAAACGAAATTTCCGCGTTATTTCTTCGTCTCCCATTTCCTCGTCCGCCGACGCTTCAGTCCATCGCAGAGCAGGAGGTGATCTGTAAAGACGCGGCGCCAATCTATGTTTATTGTTCCCGGGAAGCTATGCTGAGTCATGTGCAGTCTAAGGATCTTTGCCAATTCGGAAGGGCGAACCTTCTCGCATGCACGTTAGCTCCTTACCGAACCGGAGTTACAATCGAAATGGTGCGATGTTTGTTCAAGCGTTTACACGATGGAAATCGCGTCGAAGCTGGAACCGGCGAAGAAGACTTGAGTCATTTTGTGGCCTTCCTTCCCACCACGGCTTTCCGGCGAGGGCCGCGGTTTTACCTGGGTGGCGAAAGTGTCCAATTCTTTCTACGAGAAGGAGGGTTGGAACTCCCTTGCCACATCATCGCGTTCGGTAGAGCGTTGTTCAGCGAAATACTAGCTGATGGCTCGTCCTGGGACTGGAAAAGCGTCGGGGAGAGTTCTCGTTTGAATCATGTTCGGGCCAGTGTCGAATTGTCACGCAACGTTCCAACGGCGGAGACAACTGATAATTGGGCCGAAGCGGCTTTAGGAGCCGACGCCGTGTACCCCGTGCGGCCTCCAAATCTGACCCCGACGCAAGATCATCCTTGCAAACCCTTGCTTTCGGGAAATCGAGTGCCGAATGAACGTCATAGACCTTGGAAGCGCTTCTTCAAGAAGCTCCGATCTGTTTCAAAGCATTTCTACTTTAATCGCTGA
- a CDS encoding glycerophosphodiester phosphodiesterase family protein, which produces MEGTVWPAWTLHWDLPENVTPPEVLARHSVPRLLERLEEDLPLQVIEHRGMFNLGKRIQECTASSLLAALGQGGRNLSELDVCLTSDNVAIVSHDLNTWRVSEKLGDKLFNEIHSSKIKDVPVIIREVSNGIIQDKYLETIDHIPLLTEIFSKVFLANPDATIFLDGRNYDAHVIVAWLSHRPEYHQRVVVLFYTFEYPHGGAFVDAVLNAQPASAWRKSISLMPALFPEELCRLARLRQVTEPTVDDLYLAGKAWFDSMLMQDMRIVAAHVVFSGVTRNLLGQVVDKDVLLAFDSDQAAVRLAYYLKEDTMIRAKRPHLKFAAVTRCYDFAALLDSGERGEFSIDIKTGRARRHETDERKHIRWRKGTPGNSATIADWVISDRPEDEMAIWEWRNQGIDREVSHLSPHLDLNIETSK; this is translated from the coding sequence GTGGAAGGAACCGTTTGGCCGGCTTGGACACTCCATTGGGATCTACCAGAAAACGTTACTCCCCCCGAGGTTCTCGCACGCCATTCTGTCCCAAGGCTTCTAGAACGGCTCGAGGAAGACCTGCCCTTACAGGTCATTGAGCACAGAGGAATGTTCAATTTAGGGAAACGAATTCAAGAATGCACCGCGAGCTCATTGTTGGCCGCGCTCGGGCAAGGAGGACGCAATCTGAGCGAGTTGGACGTCTGTTTAACTTCAGATAATGTAGCTATCGTTTCTCATGATCTTAACACTTGGCGAGTGTCTGAAAAGTTGGGAGATAAGCTTTTCAATGAAATTCACTCGTCAAAAATCAAGGATGTACCTGTTATTATCCGAGAGGTATCAAATGGGATAATACAAGACAAGTATCTTGAAACCATTGATCATATTCCTTTGTTAACTGAAATATTCAGCAAGGTATTTTTGGCTAATCCAGATGCCACCATTTTCCTAGACGGTAGGAACTACGATGCTCACGTGATTGTGGCTTGGCTTAGCCACCGGCCGGAATACCATCAAAGAGTTGTTGTACTTTTCTATACATTTGAATACCCACACGGCGGTGCCTTCGTTGATGCAGTTTTAAATGCCCAGCCCGCATCTGCTTGGAGGAAATCAATCTCCCTGATGCCCGCTCTTTTTCCTGAAGAACTGTGCCGACTGGCCCGTCTGCGTCAAGTTACTGAACCCACAGTCGATGATTTGTATTTGGCAGGCAAAGCCTGGTTTGATTCCATGCTAATGCAAGACATGAGGATCGTGGCGGCACATGTTGTTTTCTCCGGGGTGACCAGAAATTTGCTGGGCCAAGTTGTCGATAAAGATGTCTTGTTGGCTTTCGATTCAGATCAAGCCGCAGTGAGACTCGCGTATTACCTCAAGGAGGATACGATGATTAGAGCTAAACGCCCTCACCTGAAGTTTGCTGCGGTCACTAGATGCTATGACTTCGCAGCCCTCCTGGATTCCGGCGAGCGGGGTGAGTTCTCCATCGACATTAAAACAGGCAGGGCCCGACGTCATGAGACAGACGAGCGGAAACACATACGTTGGAGAAAAGGAACACCAGGAAATTCGGCAACAATTGCGGACTGGGTAATCTCAGATCGACCTGAAGATGAAATGGCTATCTGGGAATGGCGAAATCAAGGAATCGATCGTGAAGTTTCTCATCTAAGTCCACACTTGGATCTTAATATAGAAACGTCAAAATAA
- a CDS encoding RolB family protein translates to MYHSRPIFNIIGSSNIQDRRQLKLVLRHTEIAYRSFAQEDLIPVRRSWMNSIINTDVPIDPAIDEVVKRFCEVACLPGPAGI, encoded by the coding sequence ATGTATCACAGTCGACCGATATTCAACATTATCGGTAGCTCGAATATACAAGATCGGCGTCAACTTAAACTCGTCCTACGTCACACAGAGATTGCTTATCGCAGCTTTGCACAAGAGGATCTCATACCTGTTCGACGTTCCTGGATGAATTCCATCATTAATACTGATGTTCCCATTGATCCAGCTATAGATGAAGTGGTCAAGCGCTTTTGCGAAGTTGCTTGCTTGCCAGGCCCAGCAGGTATATGA
- a CDS encoding RolB family protein, whose translation MMVYQRPVFTVISLLRIRNREEAKLVLIGAVVVYRNFVEQTLADAQKNWVKSLVLYDDPGDAVTGILTWFSRYACLHGPRLGPLDTIAVNDNPLYIYCPRRKLEEYAKERIVSFHSEIGSVVCSMSPFDAGVTREKVRYGHNLISPGSCLLPDALEAYVAFLPSKSFLKLPYSVYEVHNDRYVHKFFALLPGSRFHFEVVAVGLAYPAAKKRPSGLGILRCCFTGKTNTCL comes from the coding sequence ATGATGGTATATCAGCGTCCTGTTTTCACGGTGATTAGCCTGCTGCGGATCCGGAACCGCGAAGAGGCCAAGCTCGTGCTGATCGGAGCAGTCGTGGTTTATCGCAATTTTGTGGAACAAACCTTGGCTGATGCCCAAAAAAATTGGGTCAAGTCACTCGTACTCTACGACGATCCGGGTGATGCTGTGACCGGAATCCTGACATGGTTCAGCAGGTATGCATGCTTGCACGGACCGAGGTTGGGGCCGTTGGACACAATCGCCGTGAATGATAATCCGCTCTACATTTACTGTCCTCGCAGGAAGCTTGAGGAATATGCAAAAGAACGTATTGTGTCTTTTCATTCAGAGATCGGCTCGGTCGTGTGCTCCATGTCACCCTTCGATGCAGGCGTGACGCGTGAGAAGGTCCGCTATGGGCATAACCTGATATCCCCAGGGTCTTGCCTCCTTCCGGATGCTTTGGAAGCCTATGTCGCCTTTCTCCCGAGCAAGTCGTTTCTGAAATTGCCATATAGCGTTTATGAGGTTCACAATGATCGTTATGTTCATAAGTTCTTTGCGCTGCTCCCAGGATCCCGCTTTCATTTTGAAGTCGTAGCGGTTGGTTTGGCCTATCCCGCTGCTAAAAAAAGGCCTTCTGGTCTTGGAATTCTGCGTTGTTGCTTCACCGGAAAGACAAACACCTGCCTGTAA
- a CDS encoding RolB family protein — protein sequence MYVYCSFQEMRRYACERFYEGFSGKGVVISTVPPYAQGLTKETMRWWQNEVCQITNNEKNDLDAYIAFLPNTSLQNTSFSHVKIGGDTFLAPSRADPFCVEIVAVGKALFQDNGLKKAPKAGWTMALTSLLKRLV from the coding sequence ATGTACGTTTATTGTTCGTTTCAAGAAATGCGAAGGTATGCATGCGAGCGATTTTATGAGGGCTTTTCCGGCAAAGGCGTGGTCATCTCCACCGTTCCACCCTATGCCCAAGGATTAACAAAAGAAACTATGAGGTGGTGGCAGAACGAGGTCTGTCAAATTACAAACAATGAAAAAAATGACTTGGATGCTTATATTGCTTTCCTTCCGAATACTTCGCTTCAGAACACAAGTTTCTCGCACGTGAAGATCGGCGGCGATACCTTCCTGGCGCCATCCCGGGCTGACCCTTTCTGTGTTGAAATAGTCGCGGTCGGCAAAGCTCTCTTTCAGGATAACGGGCTGAAAAAGGCACCCAAGGCGGGGTGGACAATGGCTCTCACCTCCTTGTTGAAGCGCTTGGTCTAA
- a CDS encoding IS3 family transposase (programmed frameshift), translating into MSKTTNKFSPEVRARAVRMVLDHQGEYSSRWAAVSSISAKIGCTAQTLNEWVKKAEVEDGSRPGLPSEVAERMKALERENRELRQANEILRKASAYFANGGARPPVEAMISFIDEHRGVFGVEPICRLLPIAPSTYYENVAKRLDVDRLSVRARSDIALKIEIRRVFEANFRVYGVRKIWRQLKREGIDIARCTVARLMRSMGLQGIIRGKPIRTTIPDKTAPSPLDRVNRQFKAPAPNRLWVSDFTYVATWQGFVYVAFVIDAFARRIVGWRVSRTAHAGFVLDALEQALHERRPIHGGGLVHHSDRGVQYVSIKYSERLAEAGIEPSVGSVGDSYDNALAETINGLYKAEVIHRRGPWRSFEAVEFATLEWADWFNHRRLLEPIGNIPPAEAEEQHYAMLDEPAMAA; encoded by the exons ATGAGCAAGACAACAAACAAATTTTCACCGGAAGTCCGCGCCCGAGCCGTGCGGATGGTTTTGGATCACCAAGGCGAATATTCCTCGCGATGGGCAGCGGTTTCCTCGATCTCCGCCAAGATCGGCTGCACGGCGCAGACGCTCAATGAATGGGTAAAGAAGGCAGAAGTGGAGGATGGTTCCCGGCCCGGGCTCCCAAGCGAAGTGGCCGAGAGGATGAAGGCTCTGGAGCGGGAGAACCGCGAGCTTCGGCAGGCCAACGAGATACTGCGCAAGGCGTCTGCTTATTTCGCGA ATGGCGGAGCTCGACCGCCCGTTGAAGCGATGATCTCGTTCATTGACGAACACCGTGGCGTGTTCGGGGTCGAGCCGATCTGCAGACTGCTGCCGATTGCCCCGTCAACCTACTACGAGAACGTTGCCAAACGCCTGGACGTGGACCGGTTGTCGGTCCGCGCCCGCAGCGACATTGCATTGAAGATCGAGATACGCCGTGTGTTCGAGGCGAACTTCCGCGTCTACGGCGTGCGCAAGATCTGGCGGCAATTGAAGCGGGAAGGCATCGATATCGCCCGCTGCACCGTCGCCCGGCTCATGCGATCGATGGGACTTCAGGGTATCATCCGGGGCAAGCCGATCCGCACGACGATCCCGGACAAGACGGCTCCCAGCCCGCTCGATCGGGTGAACCGCCAGTTCAAGGCTCCCGCGCCGAACAGGCTCTGGGTTTCGGATTTCACCTATGTCGCCACCTGGCAAGGCTTCGTCTACGTGGCCTTCGTCATCGACGCCTTCGCCCGCCGGATTGTCGGCTGGCGGGTGAGTCGAACGGCGCACGCCGGGTTCGTACTCGATGCTTTGGAACAGGCGCTTCATGAGCGGCGTCCCATTCATGGCGGCGGCCTTGTCCATCACAGCGATCGCGGTGTCCAATACGTCTCGATCAAGTATTCGGAGCGACTGGCCGAGGCGGGCATCGAGCCTTCCGTCGGAAGTGTCGGTGACTCTTACGACAATGCACTCGCCGAAACGATCAACGGTCTCTACAAGGCCGAGGTCATTCATCGGCGCGGACCATGGCGGAGTTTCGAAGCGGTTGAATTCGCCACCCTCGAATGGGCCGATTGGTTCAACCATCGACGGCTTCTGGAGCCCATCGGAAACATCCCGCCAGCCGAAGCCGAGGAGCAGCACTACGCCATGCTGGACGAACCAGCCATGGCCGCATAA